The Panicum virgatum strain AP13 chromosome 5K, P.virgatum_v5, whole genome shotgun sequence genome has a window encoding:
- the LOC120710253 gene encoding uncharacterized protein LOC120710253 — protein sequence MLDLDATRCGERDARHGAAGASSSSTRSRASRLRREDIAGAIIRALGHLLSGGWRIMKRGAQDAAVQGMNLRAPAQRAADVKMDSLLLRLLDDDSSSDEDYDVAAIMLADLAKNEQPKHGGSVQGHEVVRRNKQKGDAKLFDDYFAEEPVFGPVTFIRRFRMSKKLFLRIAGAVEEHCPYFQQRRNAAGDLGHSALKKITAALRMLAYGVPADSLDEALYIAESTIIESLRDFVKVVVEVFGEQYLRAPNEEDTARLMQMGVARGFPGMLGCIDCMHWQWKNCPTARHRQFIGHCHDPTIILEAVASRDLWIWHAYFGMPGSHNDINVLHRSPLFARLAAGKAPPVNFQVNGHDYTMGYYLADGIYPSWSTFVKTIRNPSSNKTAHFAKVQEAERKNVERALGCCSLGLQLSEALLDFGTRRPCGIS from the exons ATGCTCGACCTCGACGCCACCCGTTGCGGCGAGCGGGACGCGCGGCACGGGGCCGCCGGCGCGTCGTCCTCCTCGACGCGCTCCCGCGCGAGCAGGTTGCGGAGGGAGGACATCGCCGGCGCCATCATCAGGGCGCTTGGGCACTTGCTGTCTGGAGGCTGGAGAATCATGAAGCGGGG TGCACAAGACGCCGCCGTCCAGGGAATGAACCTCCGGGCTCCGGCCCAGAGAGCTGCCGATGTGAAG ATGGACTCATTGCTCCTGAGGTTGCTTGACGATGACTCGTCATCGGATGAGGACTATGATGTGGCGGCTATAATGCTCGCTGATCTTGCAAAGAATGAGCAGCCCAAACATGGTGGTTCTGTGCAAGGGCATGAGGTGGTTCGTCGGAACAAGCAGAAAGGAGATGCAAAGCTCTTTGATGACTACTTTGCAGAAGAACCTGTGTTTGGTCCGGTCACATTCATACGGCGGTTTAGAATGTCAAAGAAGTTGTTCTTGCGCATTGCAGGTGCTGTAGAAGAACATTGTCCATATTTTCAGCAGAGGAGGAATGCAGCCGGGGACCTTGGCCACAGTGCTTTGAAGAAGATCACTGCAGCATTGCGCATGCTTGCTTATGGGGTTCCTGCTGATTCTCTTGATGAGGCGCTTTACATCGCAGAGAGCACCATAATTGAGAGCCTAAGGGACTTTGTCAAAGTTGTGGTTGAGGTTTTTGGGGAGCAATACCTGCGAGCACCAAATGAGGAGGACACAGCAAGACTTATGCAAATGGGTGTAGCTAGAGGCTTCCCTGGGATGCTTGGATGCATAGATTGCATGCACTGGCAGTGGAAGAATTGTCCAACAGCACGGCATAGGCAATTCATCGGGCATTGCCATGATCCTACAATCATTTTGGAAGCAGTCGCATCACGTGATCTGTGGATTTGGCATGCATACTTTGGGATGCCTGGTTCTCACAATGACATCAATGTCCTACACAGATCTCCACTGTTTGCAAGGCTTGCTGCTGGGAAGGCTCCACCTGTGAACTTTCAAGTCAATGGCCATGATTACACTATGGGCTACTATCTCGCAGATGGCATTTATCCCTCATGGTCCACCTTTGTCAAGACAATTAGAAACCCAAGCAGTAATAAGACAGCACACTTTGCAAAGGTTCAAGAAGCTGAGAGGAAGAATGTTGAGAGAGCTTTGGGGTGTTGCAGTCTCGGTTTGCAATTGTCCGAGGCCCTGCTCGATTTTGGGACCAGACGACCTTGTGGCATATCATGA